In Sesamum indicum cultivar Zhongzhi No. 13 linkage group LG1, S_indicum_v1.0, whole genome shotgun sequence, the sequence aatttcttttttgcccTAACtgttttttatatgtttcGAAAATACACCATTCCAATAATTGCTAAAACCTATCCACCTACTAGGATAGTTAGGTAATTGAACACATAAGCTAGTagggcaaaatattttttttggtatcatTAAACATGGTCAATAACGCCAGTTAACTCCTATTGACCTTGATGGGTATCTAGTTAATTAAGagtgcaaaataactaaagtgcccttaatgaagggtattcTAGATTTTTTGTAACGAGGATCCGCGCCTTCTTATCAACCGGGTCAGGTTGACCCTCATTTAGACCCGAATACCCACTTGAAGATCCAGGCAACGACTACCGTCTGATCTTGGACAGAGCTAATAGGATAAGGCCATGTGGCCCATTCAACAGTATCCATCTAAACCTTATAAATACCCTAAGACGCCATATTTTAAGGTAACAAAtttcgaattttttttatgtaaaccTTTAATCGAACCATTTCACCTCGATCTatctaacttgagcgtcggaggatcgttgtcggggacgtgcccgacgagctcatcattcttgttttattcCCAGGAACATAACACTTGATCCTGGAGTAATTAACTATCTGTGAGGAGATTGGTCTTCGGTCGTTGAACTCGTGCAagatcagttggcgccgtctgtggaaAACCTCCCTGAGGATCGACAGTCAGCATGGAAGGTTCATTGAGGAGAAATGCAATGGAGGAAGAAACTCCCAGAAGAGGTGGAGGATCAATGGTGCCTATGACAAGAGACGAGCTTCAGANNNNNNNNNNGGTGGCGTACGAGAGAAGGATCGCGACCCCTATGGTCAAAGAGACAGCAAAGAGgcaattgtttgaaaatagaGAGCCTCGTACGGTATCTGGGGAAGCGAGTCAGCAGGAGTATAGAAGTTGAAGACAAGTACCATCAGAAGTGGGCTCCAGCAGCCAAATTCGAGTCAAAGCAAGAGAACCGGTAATATCCCGAGCTGAGGTTAAGAGTGTTGGAAGACAGATAGAGCTTTTGGGTAAACAGATAGATGAATTAAAGAAGCGAGGGGAGCTAGTCGCACATAACAAGAACTCTCCATTTAGCAATGATATATTGACTCATGTGGTAGAGCCAGGGTTTAGAGTACCCGACCTGCAGAAATATGATGGAACAAAGGATCCCCACGAGCACATAACTGCATTCGAGCTggtgataaatttatatgGGCAACCAGGTCCTATTATGGCTAAGCTATTTGTCACTACTCTTGCAGGAAAGACTCAAGAATGGTTTACTAGCTTGCCCAGTGGAAGTGTTGAGTCATACGAGCAGCtcatacaaaaattttctttccacTTCGCCAGTAAGAGAAAGCAAAAGAGGTCAGCTACCACCTGTTTAATATACGCCAGAGGGAGAAGGAGACCTTAAAGAGCTCGATAGGGAGATTCAATAATGAAACATTGGAAGTTCAGGATCTGTGAATTGATATGATGGTAAGTATTTTGATACACGGATTGAAGAAAGGCCAATTCACTTTTGCACTTGCACGCTATCCCCCTGATGATGTAGAACAGTTAATGGCCTTGGCACAAATGTACATTGACGAGGAAGAAATGAACGCTATGAAAGATCTTGAGCGTCGAGAAAGGGAGCAAATATATCACAGACCTCAGGAAGCAAGTGAAGGCAGGGGTACACGAATGAAGAATGACAAGCCGAGGGAGCCAAAGTATCAGCCCAAGTATCACACTTATACTCCCTTAACTGTAACGCGAGTAAAAGCCTTAATGCTAGTGGAGAATGCAGATTTGCTGAAGTGCCCTATACATACCAGGTACACTCTTTTTAAGAAGTTTTCTAACAAGTATTGCAGGTTTT encodes:
- the LOC105156437 gene encoding uncharacterized protein LOC105156437; the encoded protein is MEGSLRRNAMEEETPRRGGGSMIELLGKQIDELKKRGELVAHNKNSPFSNDILTHVVEPGFRVPDLQKYDGTKDPHEHITAFELVINLYGQPGPIMAKLFVTTLAGKTQEWFTSLPSGSVESYEQLIQKFSFHFASKRKQKSILIHGLKKGQFTFALARYPPDDVEQLMALAQMYIDEEEMNAMKDLERREREQIYHRPQEASEGRGTRMKNDKPREPKYQPKYHTYTPLTVTRVKALMLVENADLLKCPIHTRDIRGCKTGKDEVRRSRSRIQDRNPGPIKTNKAPANRSNEPTKGVIYTIAGGSSVGDSKRTRKSSDRLGDTGAMNDPMVIKLDIANFTVHKVLVDSGSSANIIFKSVIDRMGLKNARLEPLKTPLVGLGGSEVALLGMIELPVSMGVEPKRRTLMMKFPTEHGIGEVVCGQKEAQKCYNLSVKGEYGQKKR